In Brevibacterium zhoupengii, the following are encoded in one genomic region:
- a CDS encoding AraC family transcriptional regulator produces the protein MAEPPTPHSTPDPLRFSTAQIPSKNRIEYWEAHNAKALIGLDIRTLEDTPLMAEEINLHFPALRFAGVKGSSQIVERSARMIAEHPTGDIAIFFAMSGDAFFYHSKGTILLKPGQAVVYDADRPFVRGFSHGLYELVLTVPREDFAHLAGGRDLNEPLVFDFGSDLRRRFPNPSATDLVSVIDSALRRSPDDLYRVEQETFELVERMLSPTVDSSREASYRHALQEIARHFGDGALNRRQVAAAIGVSERQLSRIFAAQDETFADHLQNYRLQIAETILASEPHTTVAEIARRCGFASPSHFSRVFKARTGLTPLELQRATEF, from the coding sequence GTGGCTGAACCACCGACGCCTCATTCCACCCCGGACCCGCTGCGGTTCTCCACCGCCCAGATACCGTCCAAGAATCGCATCGAATATTGGGAAGCTCATAACGCCAAGGCACTCATCGGCCTCGACATTCGCACCTTAGAGGACACTCCCCTCATGGCGGAGGAGATCAACCTTCACTTCCCTGCCCTCCGGTTCGCTGGAGTCAAGGGCTCATCCCAGATCGTCGAGCGTTCCGCACGAATGATTGCCGAGCATCCCACCGGTGACATCGCCATTTTCTTCGCGATGAGCGGTGATGCCTTTTTCTATCATTCCAAGGGGACGATTCTCCTCAAACCTGGCCAGGCTGTCGTCTACGACGCGGACCGGCCATTCGTCCGCGGTTTCTCACACGGACTCTATGAACTGGTACTCACCGTCCCGCGAGAAGACTTCGCCCACCTGGCAGGTGGGAGAGATCTCAATGAACCGCTGGTGTTTGATTTCGGATCGGATCTGCGCAGACGATTCCCCAACCCCAGCGCCACAGACCTGGTCTCGGTCATCGACTCCGCACTGCGTCGGTCCCCCGACGATCTGTATCGAGTGGAGCAGGAGACCTTCGAACTGGTCGAACGAATGCTCTCGCCCACGGTGGATTCCAGCCGGGAGGCCAGCTATCGACATGCCCTGCAGGAGATCGCGCGCCATTTCGGCGACGGCGCGCTGAATCGCAGACAGGTCGCTGCGGCCATCGGGGTCAGCGAGCGTCAGCTCTCGCGCATCTTCGCTGCACAGGACGAGACCTTTGCCGACCACCTGCAGAACTATCGTTTGCAGATCGCGGAGACAATCTTGGCTTCGGAACCTCACACCACGGTCGCCGAAATCGCACGTCGGTGCGGGTTCGCCTCTCCCTCGCATTTCTCCCGTGTCTTCAAAGCTCGCACCGGGTTGACTCCGCTGGAGCTGCAACGCGCAACCGAGTTCTAG
- a CDS encoding flavin reductase family protein, producing MTDTIATDSPRRAIDSKDLRHAFGKFATGVTVVTCQAPDGTPHGATVNAFTAVSLDPPLAQVTLIRGNKASEYLEDRPFAINIMSEDQLSTCMNFAGKPSKTSVKWRCEGEIPVLDGNAATIECRPWRIYDGGDHVIVIGEVIDLEINDVDPLLFISGKFHHAGTLHGGTPWEASGDSIAHGWFEGSSTFNPV from the coding sequence ATGACTGACACCATTGCAACAGATTCGCCGAGGCGGGCGATCGATTCCAAGGATCTTCGCCATGCGTTCGGAAAGTTCGCCACCGGTGTGACGGTGGTGACCTGCCAGGCGCCCGACGGCACACCACACGGGGCCACGGTCAATGCCTTCACAGCCGTGTCACTCGACCCGCCATTGGCCCAGGTGACACTGATCCGCGGCAACAAGGCATCCGAGTATCTCGAGGACCGCCCGTTCGCCATCAACATCATGTCCGAGGACCAGTTGAGCACCTGCATGAACTTTGCCGGAAAACCTTCGAAGACCTCGGTGAAGTGGCGTTGCGAGGGCGAGATCCCCGTCCTCGACGGCAATGCGGCAACCATCGAATGTCGCCCTTGGCGGATCTACGACGGCGGCGACCACGTGATCGTCATCGGCGAAGTCATCGACCTGGAGATCAATGACGTCGATCCTCTGCTCTTCATCTCCGGCAAGTTCCATCATGCCGGCACTCTGCACGGTGGCACGCCGTGGGAGGCATCAGGCGATTCGATCGCCCACGGCTGGTTCGAGGGATCGTCGACGTTCAATCCCGTCTGA
- a CDS encoding amidase: protein MSGSETWALSASEALTKFRSQELSPVEYLTAQIGRITSEDERINAVTEVVEDAVTSAREAEGFYAHASNDELAGAAAARPLLGLPIIAKEKHAIAGRTLTQGLIHERDTVAGADGAIIARVRAAGGFVHARATSPEFSCATVTHSPMWGVTRNPWNTELSPGGSSGGSGAALAAGFAPLATASDIAGSTRLPAAFTGTVGFKAPYGRIPGVQPLAADWYRGDGPMARTVADTALLARVMVGVDPSDHATIDSSGFLNGFDATSAEVVEGLRGKRIALCLRLGDFPVGQDIIANTRAVASALEAAGAIVEEIELPWTAERIFETAFTHFGNILAPAMRAATRGHEDTLADYTLQIMADAEAVASRHTFYEGLAAEAQIQAELATAMEGFEVLLAPTSAVAGLEADASYLDGITIDSTGVGRGASGADGSVGGDGAGVDGGGVRLEHYWQSHMTMPFNICNRVPIVNVPSGMADCGIPTGLQIIAHPFDDRAAFDVAAAVEQLVPWTGIAPR, encoded by the coding sequence ATGAGCGGCAGCGAAACCTGGGCGCTGTCCGCGAGCGAGGCACTGACGAAGTTCCGCTCTCAGGAGCTGTCTCCGGTCGAGTACCTCACCGCTCAGATCGGACGGATCACGTCCGAGGACGAGCGCATCAATGCGGTCACGGAAGTCGTGGAGGATGCAGTCACCTCGGCGAGGGAGGCCGAAGGCTTCTACGCACACGCGTCGAACGATGAGCTCGCCGGGGCAGCCGCCGCTCGACCGCTGCTCGGCCTTCCCATCATCGCCAAGGAGAAGCACGCGATCGCCGGGCGCACCCTGACCCAAGGACTCATCCACGAGCGCGACACCGTGGCCGGAGCCGACGGGGCGATCATCGCGCGCGTCCGCGCCGCCGGAGGGTTCGTCCATGCCCGAGCGACCTCGCCGGAATTCAGCTGCGCGACGGTCACGCATTCCCCGATGTGGGGCGTGACCCGCAATCCGTGGAACACCGAACTCTCACCCGGAGGGTCCTCGGGCGGCTCGGGTGCGGCACTGGCGGCGGGCTTCGCGCCCCTGGCCACAGCCTCGGACATCGCCGGATCGACCCGGCTGCCCGCCGCGTTCACCGGCACCGTCGGATTCAAGGCGCCCTACGGTCGGATTCCCGGCGTCCAGCCCCTGGCCGCTGACTGGTACCGCGGGGACGGGCCGATGGCGCGTACCGTCGCCGACACCGCGCTGCTTGCACGAGTGATGGTCGGCGTCGATCCCAGCGATCATGCGACGATCGATTCGTCTGGTTTCCTCAACGGCTTCGATGCCACCTCCGCCGAGGTGGTTGAAGGCTTGAGGGGGAAGCGGATCGCACTCTGCCTGCGCCTGGGCGACTTCCCCGTCGGTCAGGACATCATCGCCAATACCCGGGCGGTCGCCTCGGCGCTGGAGGCTGCGGGGGCGATCGTCGAGGAGATCGAACTGCCGTGGACAGCGGAGCGGATCTTCGAAACCGCGTTCACACACTTCGGCAACATCCTCGCCCCCGCGATGCGGGCCGCGACGCGCGGGCACGAGGACACCCTGGCCGACTACACGCTCCAGATCATGGCCGACGCCGAGGCGGTCGCCAGCCGTCATACGTTCTACGAAGGGCTGGCCGCTGAGGCGCAGATCCAAGCGGAACTCGCGACCGCAATGGAGGGATTCGAGGTCCTGCTGGCGCCCACCTCGGCGGTGGCGGGACTCGAAGCAGATGCCAGCTATCTCGACGGGATCACGATCGACTCGACCGGTGTGGGCCGGGGGGCTTCCGGTGCTGACGGCAGCGTTGGCGGCGATGGAGCTGGAGTCGATGGTGGGGGAGTGCGGCTCGAGCACTACTGGCAGTCGCACATGACGATGCCCTTCAACATCTGCAATCGGGTACCGATCGTCAATGTCCCCAGCGGTATGGCCGACTGCGGAATCCCGACGGGTCTGCAGATCATCGCCCATCCCTTCGACGACCGCGCGGCCTTCGACGTCGCGGCCGCGGTCGAGCAGCTGGTGCCGTGGACGGGGATCGCGCCGAGGTGA
- a CDS encoding 4-hydroxyphenylacetate 3-hydroxylase family protein produces MTIEETQQNTMSERTTPANPKLPMTGDEYIESLRDGREIYLHGERVEDVTTHPAFRNSVRMVARLYDGFHDEATADKLLVDTDTGSGGKTHPFFKVPKSVDDLKDSRTAIETWARMSYGWLGRSPDYKAAFLGTLGSMPEFYSPYQENAQRWYKESQEKVLYWNHAIINPPVDRHLPPDDVKDVFMKVEKETDNGVIVSGAKVVATGSAITNYNFISHYGLPIKRPEYALICTVPMDAPGIKLISRTSYAQNAAVTGTPYDYPLSSRMDENDAVFIFDKVLVPWENIFAYGDPDQINGFMPKTGFIQRFTYQGCIRLAVKLDFIAGLLLKALEIAGTQDFRGVQARAGEVIGWRNMFWALADAMMLNPDEGPNGSVLPKMDYGMAYRMFMAQGYSRIKEIIEQDVASGLIYLPSGAQDFKNAEIRPYLDKYVRGSNGVQAVDRVKLMKLLWDAIGSEFGGRHELYERNYSGNHENVRVEMLMNAMNNGTVESMNGMVEQCMGEYNLDGWTVPDLFNSDDVNAFMKGNR; encoded by the coding sequence ATGACCATTGAAGAGACCCAGCAGAACACAATGTCCGAAAGGACGACACCAGCCAACCCGAAACTGCCTATGACAGGCGACGAATACATCGAGTCCCTGCGTGATGGTCGAGAGATCTACCTCCACGGAGAACGCGTCGAGGATGTCACTACCCACCCGGCATTCCGCAACTCCGTACGCATGGTCGCCCGGCTCTACGACGGATTCCACGACGAAGCGACTGCAGACAAACTCCTGGTCGATACCGACACCGGCAGCGGCGGCAAAACCCACCCCTTTTTCAAAGTCCCGAAGTCCGTCGACGACCTCAAGGACAGCCGCACCGCGATCGAAACTTGGGCCCGCATGTCCTACGGTTGGCTCGGTCGCTCCCCCGACTACAAGGCAGCTTTCCTAGGAACTCTGGGCTCGATGCCCGAGTTCTATTCTCCCTACCAGGAGAACGCCCAGCGGTGGTACAAGGAGTCGCAGGAGAAGGTTCTGTACTGGAACCACGCCATCATCAACCCGCCCGTTGACCGCCACCTGCCCCCGGACGACGTCAAGGACGTCTTCATGAAGGTGGAAAAGGAAACCGACAACGGTGTCATCGTCTCCGGAGCAAAGGTCGTGGCCACCGGTTCAGCCATCACCAACTACAACTTCATCTCCCACTACGGCCTGCCGATCAAACGTCCCGAATACGCTCTCATCTGCACCGTCCCGATGGATGCTCCCGGCATCAAACTGATCTCACGGACCTCCTACGCACAAAATGCTGCTGTGACCGGCACTCCCTATGACTACCCGCTGTCATCGCGTATGGATGAAAATGACGCCGTGTTCATATTCGACAAGGTACTCGTGCCGTGGGAGAACATCTTCGCCTACGGAGACCCGGACCAGATCAACGGGTTCATGCCGAAGACCGGGTTCATTCAGCGCTTCACCTACCAGGGCTGCATCCGCCTGGCCGTGAAGCTCGACTTCATCGCCGGACTTCTCCTCAAAGCACTCGAGATCGCCGGAACGCAGGACTTCCGCGGTGTCCAGGCCCGGGCCGGAGAGGTCATCGGGTGGCGCAACATGTTCTGGGCCCTCGCCGATGCCATGATGCTCAATCCTGACGAAGGACCGAACGGGTCCGTGTTGCCGAAGATGGACTACGGCATGGCTTACCGCATGTTCATGGCCCAGGGGTACTCACGGATCAAGGAGATCATCGAACAAGACGTCGCCTCGGGACTCATCTACCTGCCCTCCGGTGCCCAGGACTTCAAGAATGCTGAGATCCGGCCTTACCTCGACAAATACGTACGCGGATCCAACGGTGTGCAGGCCGTGGACCGGGTCAAGTTGATGAAGCTGCTGTGGGACGCCATCGGTTCCGAGTTCGGGGGACGTCACGAACTCTACGAACGCAACTACTCCGGCAACCATGAGAACGTGCGCGTTGAGATGCTCATGAACGCGATGAACAACGGCACCGTCGAGAGCATGAATGGGATGGTCGAACAATGCATGGGCGAGTACAACCTCGATGGTTGGACGGTCCCGGACCTGTTCAACAGCGACGACGTCAACGCATTCATGAAAGGTAACCGCTAA
- a CDS encoding MFS transporter yields the protein MSATPATPTTQPKQSGKTTSMQKKVLVGGSIGQFVEFYDFTLYGLSAVILSEYFFPDGDRVTGLLVIFATFGVAFVMRPLGGLFFGALGDKVGRRKTLTITIFLVGICTALIGILPGFDQIGWFAPILLILARLGQGFSAGGESVGGPSFVYEHAPVGKRGLWINITLAATALPSVFAGGLILLLSTVMSDASFESWGWRIPFLLALPLSAVGLWIRSRTDESDLFKKTAAERPKEFSPIRDSFRENSVGMLQVFFVLGLTALGFYMLSAYFVTYIQTTGDLTREQSLLTNAIAMASYTIFLPIAGAIGDRVGRKPMLIAGSILLAITSIPAFGLVTSGNMGLAFLGQTIFVISLCCYGGGCYTFFCERFSTKTRFTSAAISYNISYAILGGTAPFVGTWLVDITGVNTAPGFYMTICAVIVLVLIFVTRLPETRGRLG from the coding sequence ATGTCCGCGACACCTGCGACGCCCACGACACAACCGAAACAGTCCGGCAAGACCACGAGCATGCAGAAGAAGGTGCTCGTCGGCGGCAGCATCGGCCAGTTCGTCGAGTTCTACGACTTCACGCTCTACGGGCTCTCGGCCGTCATCCTCTCCGAGTACTTCTTCCCCGACGGCGACCGGGTCACCGGTCTGCTCGTCATCTTCGCCACCTTCGGCGTCGCCTTCGTCATGCGGCCCCTGGGCGGATTGTTCTTCGGTGCCCTCGGTGACAAGGTCGGCAGGCGCAAGACCCTGACCATCACGATCTTCCTCGTCGGCATCTGCACCGCGCTGATCGGCATCCTGCCCGGCTTCGACCAGATCGGCTGGTTCGCGCCCATCCTGCTCATCCTCGCCCGCCTGGGCCAGGGGTTCTCCGCCGGCGGCGAATCGGTCGGCGGACCCTCCTTCGTCTACGAACACGCACCGGTGGGCAAGCGCGGACTGTGGATCAACATCACCCTGGCCGCCACCGCTCTGCCCTCCGTCTTCGCCGGTGGCCTCATCCTGCTGCTCTCGACGGTGATGAGCGACGCATCCTTCGAATCCTGGGGCTGGCGCATCCCCTTCCTCCTGGCGTTGCCGCTCTCGGCCGTCGGACTCTGGATCCGCTCGCGCACCGATGAGTCCGATCTGTTCAAGAAGACCGCGGCCGAACGGCCCAAGGAATTCAGCCCGATCCGTGACTCCTTCCGCGAGAACTCGGTGGGAATGCTCCAGGTCTTCTTCGTCCTCGGACTCACCGCCTTGGGCTTCTACATGCTTTCGGCCTATTTCGTCACCTACATCCAGACCACCGGCGACCTCACCCGCGAGCAGTCACTGCTGACGAATGCCATCGCCATGGCCAGCTACACGATCTTCCTGCCCATCGCCGGAGCTATCGGCGACAGAGTCGGACGCAAACCCATGCTCATCGCCGGCTCCATCCTCCTGGCCATCACATCGATCCCCGCCTTTGGCCTGGTCACCAGCGGTAACATGGGCCTGGCATTCCTCGGACAGACGATCTTCGTCATCTCCCTGTGCTGCTACGGCGGAGGCTGCTACACCTTCTTCTGCGAACGTTTCTCCACGAAGACCCGCTTCACCTCGGCGGCGATCAGCTACAACATCTCCTACGCCATCCTCGGTGGAACCGCGCCGTTCGTCGGCACCTGGCTCGTCGACATCACCGGTGTCAACACCGCACCAGGGTTCTACATGACCATCTGCGCGGTGATCGTCCTCGTCCTCATCTTCGTCACCCGCCTCCCCGAGACCCGGGGGCGGCTGGGGTGA
- a CDS encoding amidase: protein MQSLEQTLAAVEGIGRDLNAVTSVMGDRARILERKSAERAAAGEDARALEGVPFAVKDVIDVAGFPTTMGSNVSSGPDPSASAPVVSLWERAGALPVVKTNCQEYSYGILGDESAFGRVINPVDPALCTGGSSSGSAALVAAGVVPLALGTDTAGSVRVPAACQGVIGYKPTFGTVSVEGVFPLSPSFDTVGLFARDLPLLTAAFKAISGSGAGTAPAASSAASAPTPAKTPTVDLSLLNRADESSAGVLTWAEKRLGDSVLASTTSANFDYLTELIERGIAFYDIIRRYEAYVLHKQFLDAQGEQYQPGVWAKILSGQDITEAEYQSNVASLEELRAAAESFFDDVDFIITPAMGGEVAAWDELGPESAAKFMRFSLPFNVLGWPAVTLPIGVVLDSSTSVAGTASDTATGTSSRAKPTSVQFVGAPHNDEKLLEFVAGL from the coding sequence ATGCAGAGCCTCGAACAGACACTGGCTGCAGTCGAAGGAATCGGTCGAGACCTCAATGCCGTCACCTCGGTGATGGGCGACCGGGCACGCATTCTTGAACGGAAGTCTGCGGAGCGCGCCGCGGCCGGTGAAGACGCACGCGCCCTCGAGGGTGTTCCCTTCGCGGTCAAGGACGTCATCGACGTGGCGGGATTCCCCACAACGATGGGATCGAACGTCAGCAGCGGACCTGACCCGAGCGCATCAGCCCCGGTGGTGAGTCTCTGGGAGCGAGCCGGTGCTCTGCCGGTGGTGAAGACGAACTGTCAGGAATACTCGTACGGCATCCTCGGCGATGAGAGTGCTTTCGGGAGAGTCATCAACCCGGTTGACCCCGCGCTGTGCACCGGTGGGTCGAGCTCGGGGTCTGCGGCCCTTGTCGCTGCCGGCGTGGTGCCGTTGGCGTTGGGAACTGACACTGCGGGTTCCGTGAGAGTGCCTGCCGCCTGTCAGGGAGTCATCGGGTACAAGCCGACCTTCGGCACCGTTTCGGTCGAGGGGGTGTTCCCTCTGTCGCCGTCCTTCGACACGGTGGGGCTGTTCGCGCGAGATCTGCCGTTGCTCACCGCGGCGTTCAAGGCGATATCCGGGAGTGGGGCGGGTACAGCTCCAGCAGCATCCTCAGCGGCATCGGCGCCTACTCCGGCAAAGACACCCACAGTCGACCTGAGCCTGCTGAACCGTGCAGATGAATCATCAGCGGGAGTACTGACCTGGGCCGAGAAACGCCTTGGTGATTCAGTGCTCGCCTCAACCACCTCGGCGAATTTCGATTACCTGACGGAGCTCATCGAACGAGGCATTGCCTTCTACGACATCATTCGACGTTACGAAGCCTATGTCCTGCACAAGCAGTTCCTTGATGCCCAAGGCGAGCAGTATCAGCCGGGCGTCTGGGCGAAGATCCTCTCCGGCCAGGACATTACCGAAGCTGAATACCAGTCCAATGTCGCCTCTTTGGAGGAGCTTCGAGCCGCTGCCGAATCGTTCTTCGACGACGTTGATTTCATCATCACCCCCGCCATGGGCGGCGAAGTGGCAGCGTGGGATGAGCTCGGACCGGAGTCTGCAGCGAAATTCATGCGCTTCTCGTTGCCGTTCAACGTGCTGGGATGGCCGGCAGTGACGCTGCCCATCGGGGTGGTGTTAGACAGCTCCACGTCGGTTGCTGGCACGGCGTCTGACACGGCCACCGGGACATCGTCACGAGCAAAGCCAACCTCTGTGCAGTTCGTGGGCGCGCCACACAACGACGAGAAGCTGCTCGAATTCGTCGCAGGACTCTGA
- a CDS encoding LysR family transcriptional regulator yields MALDFTLVQLRYFQEVARRENMTEAAKHLNVTQSAISTAMAQLERTLGIDLFIRQKNRSVVLSPAGRRFLFEVNPFLESSDALGETAHGLAQSLSGNLTVGVFSPIAPTRLPLIHAEFEKRYPDVRVNYFEADLHELQTAVIAGFCDIALTYTLGLTDRFDSFLIDVVKPHALVSLDHRLGGGAEGPRPIHLRELADEDYIQLDLPFSRQYYDELFRIAGIVPKVRHSFAGYETVRSFVAMGHGYSLLSQSVSSGTYIGSMTVDVPLLDDFPSIDLSMVWPKEVRLSRRARAFSELTREILGPAQQ; encoded by the coding sequence ATGGCTCTCGACTTCACTCTCGTTCAACTGCGGTACTTCCAGGAGGTTGCCCGCAGGGAGAATATGACCGAGGCGGCCAAGCATCTCAACGTCACCCAGTCGGCGATCTCAACGGCCATGGCCCAGCTCGAGCGAACCCTGGGCATCGACCTGTTCATTCGGCAGAAGAACCGCTCCGTGGTCCTCTCACCTGCAGGCCGACGCTTCCTCTTCGAGGTCAACCCGTTCCTCGAGTCCTCCGACGCGCTCGGCGAGACCGCCCACGGACTGGCGCAGTCGCTGAGCGGGAATCTCACAGTCGGGGTGTTCTCACCGATTGCCCCGACCCGACTGCCGCTCATCCACGCCGAGTTTGAGAAACGCTACCCCGATGTGCGGGTCAACTACTTCGAGGCCGACCTCCACGAACTCCAGACCGCGGTCATCGCCGGATTCTGCGACATCGCGCTCACCTACACGCTGGGACTGACCGACCGGTTCGATTCGTTCCTCATCGACGTCGTCAAACCGCACGCGCTCGTCTCACTCGACCACCGCCTCGGCGGGGGAGCGGAGGGACCACGTCCGATCCATCTGCGTGAACTCGCCGACGAAGATTACATCCAGCTCGATCTGCCGTTCTCCCGGCAGTACTACGATGAGCTCTTCCGCATCGCCGGCATCGTGCCGAAGGTGCGGCACAGCTTCGCCGGTTATGAGACGGTCCGATCATTCGTCGCGATGGGCCACGGGTACTCGCTGCTGAGCCAGAGCGTGTCCTCGGGAACGTATATCGGATCGATGACGGTCGACGTGCCGCTGCTCGACGATTTCCCGAGCATCGATCTGTCCATGGTGTGGCCCAAGGAGGTGCGTCTGAGTAGGCGTGCCCGGGCTTTCAGCGAGCTGACCAGGGAGATCCTGGGACCCGCACAGCAGTAG
- a CDS encoding M20 family metallo-hydrolase, with amino-acid sequence MTTASPGTSTASPASEAPANATSSTAAPSSDAAFLTDFHHVATFGATDNDGVDRQALTPQDKQSRDWMRGWAEGNGFEVRVDAIGNMFACFELVPDAPYVLIGSHLDSQPLGGRFDGAYGVIAALFAALRVKENVAESGQKPRFNIAVVNWFNEEGGRFAPSIMGSSVYAGLFDLDQMLAVEDLEGTSVAEALAAIGYNGTDTPPEAISYAEIHIEQGRILEREATNIGVVESSWYTQKLDIDVLGEQSHTGATAMADRHDALVAGSKIVLAVADVVNEFADEALVSSVGQHVVEPNSPIVVPRRVHMVADLRSSDPGIVKAARDSLHQQIASIALDHDITIKVEDFDVRGKLYFPETGVELAEKAVANEGLSIRRLETMAGHDSVAMNHRVPAVMMFVPSVDGVSHCEREFTTDDDMIRGLGVLTNVVTELVGGELSEERDGEIWVGKSVAEARA; translated from the coding sequence ATGACCACAGCATCCCCCGGAACTTCGACCGCATCCCCTGCAAGTGAAGCTCCCGCGAACGCGACCTCTTCGACCGCGGCACCGTCCAGTGATGCCGCCTTCCTCACCGACTTCCACCACGTCGCCACATTCGGGGCCACCGACAATGACGGCGTCGACCGGCAGGCACTGACGCCCCAGGACAAGCAGAGTCGCGACTGGATGCGCGGCTGGGCCGAGGGCAACGGCTTCGAAGTCCGCGTGGATGCGATCGGCAACATGTTCGCCTGCTTCGAACTCGTCCCCGACGCCCCCTACGTCCTCATCGGCTCACACCTGGACTCCCAGCCACTGGGTGGTCGCTTCGACGGCGCCTACGGAGTCATCGCGGCCCTCTTCGCAGCCCTGCGCGTCAAGGAGAACGTCGCCGAATCCGGGCAGAAGCCGCGGTTCAACATCGCCGTCGTCAACTGGTTCAACGAGGAGGGCGGACGCTTCGCCCCATCCATCATGGGCAGCTCCGTCTACGCCGGACTCTTCGACCTCGACCAGATGCTTGCCGTGGAGGACCTCGAAGGCACGTCCGTCGCCGAGGCGCTCGCCGCCATCGGCTACAACGGCACAGACACCCCGCCCGAGGCGATCTCCTACGCGGAGATCCACATCGAACAGGGTCGCATCCTCGAACGCGAAGCCACGAACATCGGCGTCGTCGAATCCAGCTGGTACACGCAGAAGCTCGACATCGACGTCCTCGGCGAACAGTCCCACACCGGCGCCACCGCCATGGCCGATCGCCACGACGCCCTCGTCGCAGGCTCCAAGATCGTCCTCGCTGTCGCTGACGTGGTCAACGAGTTCGCCGACGAGGCACTCGTGTCCTCGGTTGGCCAGCACGTCGTCGAACCCAATTCACCGATCGTTGTGCCCCGCCGCGTGCACATGGTCGCTGACCTGCGGTCCTCTGACCCGGGCATCGTCAAGGCCGCCCGGGACTCCCTGCACCAGCAGATCGCGAGCATCGCCCTGGACCACGACATCACCATCAAGGTTGAGGACTTCGATGTCCGCGGCAAGCTCTACTTCCCGGAGACCGGCGTCGAACTGGCCGAGAAGGCCGTGGCCAATGAGGGGCTGTCGATCCGGCGCCTCGAGACCATGGCCGGTCACGATTCGGTGGCCATGAACCACCGGGTGCCCGCCGTGATGATGTTCGTGCCCAGCGTCGACGGCGTCTCCCACTGCGAACGCGAATTCACCACCGACGACGACATGATCCGCGGACTCGGCGTCCTCACCAACGTCGTCACCGAGTTGGTGGGTGGTGAACTCAGCGAGGAACGAGACGGCGAGATCTGGGTCGGCAAGTCCGTCGCCGAGGCGCGAGCATGA